The Parambassis ranga chromosome 14, fParRan2.1, whole genome shotgun sequence genome includes a window with the following:
- the LOC114446433 gene encoding odorant receptor 131-2-like yields MSDTSGSQTNITDGQQVQLLERVSVAVVTTLPCCVFLFINVTMLFTLRSKPVFCETSRYVLLYNLLFADTVQMALGHLLYLFAACRLFLTYPVCGLLILLACFTTTIAPLTLLVMSLERYVAVCYPLRHTTIITIRNTGVAIVVIWAFSSLNILTRVLLLLEFPFKDLESLQMKEFCSGVYVLLGPRSKDYDRAFICVLFVSAGVAISFSYFGVIIAARSASTDKASARKALNTLLLHLVQLCLILSSTMFDPLFMALSGILTRIVFVRLYRVLYIFISLFPRCLCSLIYGIRDQTIRPVLMQHLCCGFLKPAVSNSK; encoded by the coding sequence ATGTCAGACACATCTGGATCTCAGACTAACATCACGGACGGACAACAGGTCCAGTTACTGGAGAGAGTAAGTGTAGCCGTTGTGACAACGCTGCCGTGCTGTGTGTTCCTCTTCATCAATGTGACCATGTTGTTCACACTGAGGAGTAAGCCAGTGTTTTGTGAGACCTCTCGTTATGTTCTCTTGTATAACCTTCTGTTTGCAGACACTGTTCAGATGGCTCTCGGTCATTTATTGTACTTGTTCGCTGCCTGTAGGTTATTTCTAACATATCCTGTCTGTGGTTTACTTATTTTGCTCGCTTGTTTCACCACTACAATCGCTCCTCTCACACTGTTGGTGATGTCTTTGGAGAgatatgtagctgtgtgttacccactgagacacactaccatcatcaccatcaggaaCACAGGTGTGGCCATCGTTGTAATCTGGGCCTTCAGTTCTCTAAATATTCTCACtcgtgtcctgctgctgttagaaTTTCCTTTTAAAGACCTTGAGAGTCTGCAGATGAAGGAATTCTGCTCTGGTGTATACGTACTTCTTGGACCTCGGTCTAAAGATTATGACAGAGCCTTCATTTGTGTCCTGTTTGTATCAGCTGGTGTTGCAATTTCTTTTTCCTACTTTGGTGTAATCATTGCAGCCAGGTCGGCCTCCACAGACAAAGCTTCTGCCAGAAAAGCTCttaacactctgctgctgcatctggtgcagctctgcctcattCTGTCTTCAACCATGTTCGACCCACTGTTCATGGCACTATCAGGAATTTTAACAAGGATAGTGTTTGTGCGCCTCTACAGAgttttgtatatatttatttcccTGTTTCCCAGATGTCTGTGCTCTCTGATCTATGGCATCAGAGATCAGACCATCAGACCTGTTCTCATGCAACATCTCTGCTGTGGATTCCTTAAACCAGCGGTGTCAAACTCAAAATGA
- the LOC114446432 gene encoding odorant receptor 131-2-like, whose amino-acid sequence MSSQAWTNTTDDSMGLVEKMLLVTLTTISCCIFLIINVIMLFTLRSRPVFRETCRYILLYNLLFADTVQIAVSQLLYILSVCRIMLTYPVCGVFVMVANLTSEISPLTLVVMSLERYVAVCYPLRHTTIITIRNTGAAITAVWAFCSLNTGVRVLLLLQFPFEQLQSLQMKQFCSTFLMFLTPVTVDYDKAYTCFLFVSAGLSVISSYIGVIIAARSASTDKASARRARNTLLLHLVQLCLILSSTIHNPLLIAASNVVTRTMLIRIQNILYVFIIVLPRCLSALIYGIRDKTIRPVLLYYLCCRLKLSVVTVTER is encoded by the coding sequence ATGTCTAGTCAAGCTTGGACCAACACTACTGATGATAGTATGGGACTAGTGGAGAAAATGCTGCTGGTCACTCTGACTACAATTTCATGCTGCATATTCTTAATCATTAATGTGATAATGTTGTTTACACTGAGAAGCAGGCCGGTGTTTCGTGAGACCTGCCGTTACATTCTGCTGTATAACCTCCTGTTTGCAGACACTGTGCAGATTGCAGTCAGTCAGTTACTCTacattctgtctgtgtgtagaatCATGCTGACGTATCCtgtctgtggtgtttttgtcaTGGTTGCCAATCTCACCAGTGAAatctctcctctcacactgGTGGTGATGTCTTTGGAGAGgtatgtagctgtgtgttacccactgagacacactaccatcatcaccatcaggaaCACAGGTGCAGCCATCACGGCAGTCTGGGCCTTTTGTTCACTGAACACTGGCGTCCgggttctgctgctgttacagtTTCCTTTTGAGCAGCTACAGAGTTTGCAGATGAAACAGTTTTGTAGTACCTTTCTCATGTTTCTCACTCCTGTGACTGTTGACTATGACAAAGCTTAcacctgtttcctgtttgtatcAGCTGGTCTGTCAGTCATTTCCTCTTACATTGGTGTAATCATTGCAGCCAGGTCGGCCTCCACAGACAAAGCTTCTGCCAGAAGAGCTCgtaacactctgctgctgcatctggtgcagctctgcctcattCTGTCCTCAACCATACACAACCCCTTACTGATAGCCGCCTCAAACGTTGTCACGAGGACCATGCTTATACGCATCCAGAAtattttgtatgtgtttattaTCGTTCTGCCCAGATGTCTGAGCGCTCTTATCTACGGCATCAGAGACAAGACCATCAGACCTGTCCTCCTGTACTATCTGTGCTGTCGCCTGAAGCTCTCTGTTGTTACTGTGACAGAGAGATGA